One genomic segment of Sebastes fasciatus isolate fSebFas1 chromosome 17, fSebFas1.pri, whole genome shotgun sequence includes these proteins:
- the azin1b gene encoding antizyme inhibitor 1b, which translates to MKGFADKPSYIIELLEGGVTLEDVIDGHIYEQALVKKSAFVVGDLGALMRQHVCWQSAVPQLQPYYPVKCNSSPAVIEVLASLGLGFICANKTEVNLVLEHGVPPENIILSGVCKQLAHIKHAAKNNIQHLVCENEAELSKISRLHPSAKLLLQLTTEAHAAETSMAFGFSLKSCRHLLEAAKELGVQVVGVTLHIPSSCQDLQQAYTHALSDARCVFDMAMDLGFNMNILDIGGGFTGSEFQLKQVESAVRPLLDAYFPPLSGVQVLAQPGSFYVASAFSLAVNVIGKKVVTRHWNSLAQGVNNEDTDFLYHMNEGVYGPFSRKLLGNSIAAPSVHKHVMCADVGVYPSSLWGPSLDQLDQVVERCLLPELSVGDWLCFSNMGVCGLEEFSCLSGSPQLPVYYTVSTCDWYEMQGAGVELDSAMKNFSMVQYSA; encoded by the exons ATGAAAGGATTTGCTGACAAACCCAGCTACATCATTGAACTCCTGGAGGGAGGAGTGACCCTTGAAGATGTCATTGACGGACACATCTACGAGCAGGCTTTG GTCAAGAAGAGTGCGTTTGTGGTGGGTGACCTCGGTGCCCTGATGCGGCAGCATGTTTGCTGGCAGAGCGCAGTGCCACAGCTCCAGCCCTACTACCCAGTCAAGTGCAACAGCAGCCCTGCAGTCATCGAGGTGTTAGCCTCCTTGGGCCTGGGCTTCATTTGTGCCAACAAG ACTGAAGTGAACCTGGTGCTGGAGCACGGCGTGCCACCAGAAAACATCATTTTGTCAGGCGTTTGCAAGCAGCTGGCACACATCAAGCACGCTGCCAAGAACAACATTCAGCATCTTGTGTGCGAAAATGAGGCAGAGTTGTCCAAGATTTCCCGCCTGCACCCTAGTGCAAA GTTGCTGCTGCAGTTGACCACCGAGGCCCACGCAGCTGAGACCAGCATGGCCTTTGGCTTCTCTCTTAAGAGCTGCCGGCACCTGCTGGAAGCAGCCAAGGAGCTTGGAGTCCAGGTGGTGGGGGTGACCTTACACATCCCCAGCTCCTGCCAAGACCTGCAACAGGCCTACACCCATGCACTGTCAGATGCGCGCTGTGTGTTTGACATGGCG ATGGATCTGGGCTTCAACATGAACATCCTGGACATTGGTGGTGGATTTACTGGCTCAGAGTTTCAGCTCAAACAG GTTGAGTCTGCAGTCAGGCCGCTGCTGGATGCTTACTTCCCCCCACTGTCCGGTGTGCAAGTGTTGGCCCAGCCAGGCAGCTTCTACGTGGCCTCGGCTTTCAGCCTGGCTGTCAACGTGATCGGCAAAAAGGTGGTGACCCGCCACTGGAACAGCCTCGCTCAAG GTGTGAACAATGAAGATACTGATTTCCTGTACCACATGAATGAGGGTGTTTATGGCCCGTTCAGCCGCAAGCTGCTAGGAAACTCCATCGCTGCCCCGTCAGTGCACAAG CATGTGATGTGTGCGGATGTGGGGGTGTATCCCAGCAGCCTGTGGGGCCCGTCACTGGACCAGCTGGACCAGGTGGTGGAGCGCTGTCTGCTGCCTGAGCTCAGTGTGGGAGACTGGCTTTGCTTctccaacatgggagtgtgtgGCCTGGAGGAGTTCAGCTGCCTCTCCGGCTCCCCCCAGCTGCCCGTCTACTACACTGTCTCCACCTGTGACTG GTATGAAATGCAGGGGGCCGGCGTGGAACTGGACAGTGCCATGAAGAATTTCTCCATGGTCCAGTACAGTGCGTAA